From Oncorhynchus keta strain PuntledgeMale-10-30-2019 unplaced genomic scaffold, Oket_V2 Un_scaffold_4116_pilon_pilon, whole genome shotgun sequence, a single genomic window includes:
- the LOC127928807 gene encoding gremlin-2-like isoform X3, with protein MYRQFVLSILLAGVLCLVGGDTRKTRLQGSIPNPFKGNGNTSDKRTRKQEILASSQEALVITERKYLKSDWCKTQPLRQTVSEEGCLSRTVINRFCYGQCNSFYIPRHVKTEQESFRSCAFCRPQRFTTLTVELDCPDLQPPFRHRKIQRVKRCRCISVSVGDPGKR; from the coding sequence atgtacagacAGTTTGTTCTGTCAATCCTGCTTGCAGGCGTCCTGTGCCTGGTGGGCGGCGACACCCGCAAGACCCGCCTCCAAGGCTCCATCCCCAACCCTTTCAAAGGGAACGGCAACACCTCTGACAAACGCACCCGTAAACAGGAAATACTTGCCTCCAGCCAGGAAGCGCTGGTCATCACAGAGAGGAAGTACCTGAAGAGTGACTGGTGCAAGACCCAGCCGCTGCGTCAGACGGTGAGCGAGGAGGGCTGTCTGAGTCGTACCGTCATCAACAGGTTCTGCTACGGACAGTGTAACTCCTTCTATATCCCACGACACGTTAAGACGGAGCAGGAGTCTTTCCGGTCCTGTGCTTTCTGCCGGCCGCAGCGTTTCACCACGCTGACCGTAGAGCTGGACTGTCCCGACCTCCAGCCGCCCTTCCGGCACCGCAAGATCCAGAGAGTCAAACGGTGTCGCTGTATATCGGTCTCCGTCGGTGACCCTGGGAAGCGGTGa
- the LOC127928807 gene encoding gremlin-2-like isoform X2 — protein MFRMYRQFVLSILLAGVLCLVGGDTRKTRLQGSIPNPFKGNGNTSDKRTRKQEILASSQEALVITERKYLKSDWCKTQPLRQTVSEEGCLSRTVINRFCYGQCNSFYIPRHVKTEQESFRSCAFCRPQRFTTLTVELDCPDLQPPFRHRKIQRVKRCRCISVSVGDPGKR, from the exons atgttcag gatgtacagacAGTTTGTTCTGTCAATCCTGCTTGCAGGCGTCCTGTGCCTGGTGGGCGGCGACACCCGCAAGACCCGCCTCCAAGGCTCCATCCCCAACCCTTTCAAAGGGAACGGCAACACCTCTGACAAACGCACCCGTAAACAGGAAATACTTGCCTCCAGCCAGGAAGCGCTGGTCATCACAGAGAGGAAGTACCTGAAGAGTGACTGGTGCAAGACCCAGCCGCTGCGTCAGACGGTGAGCGAGGAGGGCTGTCTGAGTCGTACCGTCATCAACAGGTTCTGCTACGGACAGTGTAACTCCTTCTATATCCCACGACACGTTAAGACGGAGCAGGAGTCTTTCCGGTCCTGTGCTTTCTGCCGGCCGCAGCGTTTCACCACGCTGACCGTAGAGCTGGACTGTCCCGACCTCCAGCCGCCCTTCCGGCACCGCAAGATCCAGAGAGTCAAACGGTGTCGCTGTATATCGGTCTCCGTCGGTGACCCTGGGAAGCGGTGa